The nucleotide window TCGACGGCGTGATACGCCTCGGCCCACGCGCGCTCAAGTCGGGCGACATCGGCCAGATACGGCACGCTATTCGCGGGCTCGAAGGTTTCGACGAAACCCGGGAACGTTGCGCCGTACTCAAGCATGACCGGAGACCGTGGCGGCTCGAGCGCGACGTAGACGCGGGCCATCGCCGCGAAGAACTCAGCGCCTACGATGCGACGCACAGCAGGAAAGGCCGCTTTCAATGCGTCGACGAGGCCAGCCACGACATTATTCCGATATACGTTGAAGCGTCTTTCACTGGGCCGCCGATCGGGGCCGACGAGGCCTGGAGGGACGCGCTTACCGGGATCCAGCAGCGCCGTAGCGAAGCGCCTCTGGCGTTCGCACAGGCAATCCGGATTCGGGTCGGTGCGGCCGGTTCTGCTACTCAACTGTCCGGCGGATACTTGAGATGATGCTTCGCGTGCCATTGCGCTCTCACGTTCGGGGCGGGCGTTGAACGACATTCGTCCACAGCTCGCGAAGACTTTCGACGCCGCCGGCAGTCGAACTCCAGAGCGTGGCGTCGCTAACGAGCAAGGTGCCGGCAAACGTGTCCAGTCGAGACTGCAGGAGAGCATCGAATGTTGCGTGGGCAAGTGCGAAGGGATGCAGCGGGGCAGTGGGTTCGATTCGTTGACGGGCAAGAACGTCGAGTTTGTCGACCGCTTCGCCGAACCGCTCGAGTTGCGGCAGATGCGGATGCAGATTGAACGTGCTGACTTTCTGCAGCAGGCCTAACCGATCGAGCGAGATGTCGGCTTCGATCGGTGTTGGAGATCCGTTTGCTTCAGCGCCCGGCCTGAGTCCGAAGCGGTTTTCCACCGGCACGCCGAGGCCCGCGAGGAGCGAACGTGCGAAGCCTCCGAACCGTTGACGAGGCGGAATCGTCTTGTCGCCGTGATGTTCGAATTCTACAATCTGACGTTGCAACTGCTCGTTTTCCGGGAGATCGGTTACATCGCCGATATCATGGTGCGGGCAGATGAAGGCGAGATGGTCGGAATGTGCGAGGAACGCGCGTAGCGCTTCGATTTCCGCGCTTCCCGCTGTTTGCGCCGTCCTGAGCGAGTCGAAACTGATGACGATCAGCGTGTCGACTTCGTTCAGAAGTCGAGCATCCAGCGGCATGAGCGTCCCGTCGTCCGTGACACGCTCGATCTCTGTGACGCTCTGGCCAGTCAGCGCTGCCGCCAGATCGACGAAGGCGGTGAAGTTGCGCTTCATGATGTGGTCGAGGAAACCAGCAATGCTTTGATCGAACTCACGCGGGTTTGAGAGTTCATGGAATCTCGGGAAACCCATCCTGCGGCTTTCAAAGAGCGCCGGAAATCGATCTTCGATCACGTGGAGCGGGGCGCCGTTCTCATCAGGGCGACTCCACGCGTAATAGACAAGAACTTGCCGCTTGATCATTGTGTGTGTGCCTCTGTCAGTTGGTGCTGTGCGGCGGTGAACTGCGGCCGGCTGGCTACATGCCCGACACTAGCCGCTTGCGTGGCTGCCTGAATAATAGTGTCAGCCCGTTCAGCTTCTGCTTTGAGCGTCGGCCAGTCGGGTAGGTTCGAGTCCCACTCGATCAATGCGGGAATTGGACCAGTCTGTTCGATCGCCCGTGCAAAGAGGTCCCATACGACGTTCGCGACTTGACGGTCGTGAGTATCGATGAGAAGCAGGCGACTTTTTTCGTCTGCTTCCTCTGCGTGTCCGGCGAGATGAATCTGCTGCACGGCCGCAAGTGGATACGCGTCGATATAGGAAAATGGATTGATCTGCCGATTGACCGACGCGACGTACACGTTGTTGACGTCGAGTAAAAGACCACAGCCCGTGCGCCGCGCCACGGCAGCAATGAAGTCGGTTTCCGCGTAGGTGCTTTCCTCGAAGGCCAGGTAGGTCGACGGGTTTTCCAGCAAGATCTGCCGTCCGAGGACTTCCTGCATCTGGTCGATATGATCGACGACGCATGCGAGACTCTGTGCGGTGTACGGAACCGGCAGCAGGTCGTTGAGAAAACCGCAGTCGTGACTGGACCAGGCAAGGTGCTCAGAAACCTGCCCTGGCGCATAGCGACCGACGAGTGCTTTCAGGCGTTGGAGGTGGTCGCGATCGAGGGGGCGGTCCGCTCCAATCGACAGGCCGACACCATGAATGGATAGAGGATAGAGCCCGCGTATAGCCGACAAAAAGCGGTGCGGCGGCCCGCCCGCACCCATGTAGTTTTCAGCATGAACCTCGAAGAAGCCGATGTCCGGTCGCGATTCAAGGATCGTACGATAGTGCTCGGCTTTGAGCCCGACGCCGGCTCGCTGAGGCAGGCTCCGTTGGGCATGCTGTGACAGTAGCTCTGACATGGTCGCCCGTGGTTGCGATTGGAACTGCATGGCCGGACTTGACGGTGCCCGGCCGCTGATCGATCTTAGGCCTTCGGAGACAGGCTTCCGGGGCCGCTCGGTGTGGAGATGCCGGTGCAGGTTCCCTTGGGCACCAGCTTGAATGCGTTACCCTGGTAGTCGGCCGTGCTCGTTCCCGCACAGGTCGTGCCGGCGCCGGCATAGCAGTCGTTTTGCCCTTTCATAGCGGTGCCGAAACAGGGCTCGACCTTGCCCGACTTCACGAGAGCCGTGTGCTCGGCCTGAATCTTCTTCTGTGCCGCGGTGAACTCCTGTGCACTTGCAGGCGTGGCCGTCATTGCGGCAAGGGCGGCGACGAATGCACCGGCGACGAGAGTGGTGGTTTTGTAATCGGCCATACGATTTCTCCAACGTTAAAAGAGAGCAGCGATCTAAAGGCACAGCGACCCGACTCACGTTCCCGCGTACGGTATGTACGACGACGCTCACGTCCGGTCTCGCGCTGGTATGCCAGCGATAGCGAGTCGCTGCACAGTGAGCATACGGAATTGGAGTGAGCGAAAGATTGCACGGTCTTGTGCCGTTTGGTATCGGATTGCGATCAGCACGCACGGATGGGATGGGCGCGAAATCGGAAAACGGCTTCGACTGGCTACGGTGGTCGGGAAACTGCGTGAACTGGCGGAAAGCCGAAGATTTGAGGCCGTGCTCGTACGTAAAGGTTGCAGATACCTCTCTTCCGTTTCCGTCAAACCCAGGAAAAGAACGGTCGGATCGGTTGGGGGTATCCTCGAATCAACTACGGCTTAGTTATGACGCTGTGAAATGGAAGATATTTTGCGCGCTGCAAGGGGAGAAATGCCCTGTCTGCTGCGATGAACGGTCACGGTGCCGTATATCCACAGGCTCAATGCATCGGGAAGGGTGATGTGGCGGCCTCGCATCGCGCTGTGCGAGAAATGAAGACCGACGGCTTGCTGCCCGAGGATACGAAGGTTCGATCCTCGAAGTACCTGAACAACCTGATCGAACAGTACCATCGCTACGTCAAATCCCGGACAAACGTCATGCCTGGCTTCAAACGCTTCAGGAACGCCGCGACCTGAGCCGATGCATCGCATTCGCAAAGAGCAATTCCGCCTTGGCGGGTTGCGCCTCAAAGATACCGTTGCGTCAGTTGTCTGGAATACCGTCCTGTCGGCTCAATAAGACATCCCATCTATAGAAAACAGTTCGTCAGTACGGGCTATTTGCGCCAGAACCATGGGAAGGGTGATTTCGCGACATCGGTCGAGCGGACTGAAACGCTCTGACCTGACGTAGCAACTCTCAAACAAGCAAGGTTTCTTTGCATGTTTTTCTCTTGACTAGCCCCTGTGTGCGAGAGCGCGTGTCGGGCCGACCTTGGGCAGCCGGTCGCGCAGCAGCAGGGGCATCAAACGCCGGTTGGCTGTCTGCGCCGCCCACTCGCAATACGCGGCGCTGCCGAGCACCCAGCCCTTGAGCGTCGACTGCATCAGGTTATTGACATCGCGTTCGTCAAGGGGCTGTGCGCCCAAATCGCGGTAAGCCTGCTGACGCTCGGACGGTGTATTGCCGAGCGCCCGGTAGAGTGGATGATCCTTGATGAAGCTATCGACACGCAGCCCGATGTGATGCGTGTAGCTAGACCACTGGTAGTTTCCCGGCTCTGCCACAAGGCGGTTGCGCACCGGCGCATGATCGATGACCTGGCTCGCGAGCAGGAAATACGGGTCGGGCTCAATCACTGTTGCCGAGTACCCGCCACTCCACACCGTACCGCGGCGTCCGTGGCGGCGGTTGAAGGTCTCGACGTAACGACGGCCGACCGCCTGCATCGCCATGGCCACGCTCGACTCGTATGAGGGCGTGACGAGGAACTGTACCGCGTCAGGCATGAGTACCCACGCGTGGACTGCCAGATCGGCGACGCGCGCTGCGTCTGCCAGGCAGGCGAGAAAGTACAGGCAGTCTCCTTCGTCCAGGAAGGCGGGCCCTGTGAACCCCTGCAAGATAACGTGCTGCGGTTGTTCTGGGACGTAGTGCCGTGCAAGCCGTGTCATGCTGAATTAACCGGAAATCCGATGTGAGAAAGCGATCCGACAGGTATCGGGCGCGTGACGTTGCGTAACGTGCTATAGGACGAAATTCTATCGGTCATGTGCGTGCGTTTGCGTCGCGAATAGGCCTTTTTTATGGCCTCTTTTCGTTGATTTGCCGACAACGGTGGCCTCTTTTTATGTCACCGCTGAATTGTAGCGTCGCGCTATACCCCTCCCGACGCTCGGCATGCGCGCCATCCGGCGCCAGTCGCGGCAGGCCCGAGGCGGAGCGTCGTCGTGTGGTCGAGACGGTCCTGTCAACTGAGACGGAAGTCTCAATGATGTCGATGGTGCATTGCGGTGTGATCTCGGCGAACGCGCGTGGTACAACGCTTTAACCAACGAAGTATCGGTGTGCCGCGCAGTGCGTGTTGTGCGCGACGCCATCGGACCGCCGGAGACTCGCCATGCCCTATGTTCCGCAGACCCGACATATCGAACGCGTGCGCAATGCGATCGAGGCGCGTACGCCCCGCCCGGGCGACGGTGCGTCACCCCGACTCGTGTCATCGTACCGACGGTCGCTCGAACAATATCACCTCGATCCGGGTGCCACGGTCGGGCCCCGTATCCTCACGACGTCGGAGCTTCGCGATGTGCGTCAACGCGAGGAACCGGTGTTGCGCGCATCAGGGCAGTGCCTGTCGCAGTTGCACGAGATGGTGCGCGAAGCTGACTACTGCGTGATGCTTACCGACGCGGCTGGCGTGACGATCGACTATCGCGTCGACCCTGACCGGCGCCACGCGTTCAAGCGGGCGGGACTGTACTCGGGTTCATGTTGGTCCGAGCGCGAGGAAGGCACCTGCGGCGTCGCGACCGTGCTGCTCGACCGCGAACCGATCACGGTGCACAAGTTCGACCATTTTCGCGCCGCGTTCACTACGCTGACGTGCAGCGCCTCGCCGATCTTCGGCCTCGCCGGCGAGCTGATTGGCGTGCTGGATGCATCGGCGGTACGGTCGCCGGACGAACGCGAGAGCCA belongs to Paraburkholderia aromaticivorans and includes:
- the bufB gene encoding MNIO family bufferin maturase, which codes for MSELLSQHAQRSLPQRAGVGLKAEHYRTILESRPDIGFFEVHAENYMGAGGPPHRFLSAIRGLYPLSIHGVGLSIGADRPLDRDHLQRLKALVGRYAPGQVSEHLAWSSHDCGFLNDLLPVPYTAQSLACVVDHIDQMQEVLGRQILLENPSTYLAFEESTYAETDFIAAVARRTGCGLLLDVNNVYVASVNRQINPFSYIDAYPLAAVQQIHLAGHAEEADEKSRLLLIDTHDRQVANVVWDLFARAIEQTGPIPALIEWDSNLPDWPTLKAEAERADTIIQAATQAASVGHVASRPQFTAAQHQLTEAHTQ
- a CDS encoding helix-turn-helix domain-containing protein; the protein is MPYVPQTRHIERVRNAIEARTPRPGDGASPRLVSSYRRSLEQYHLDPGATVGPRILTTSELRDVRQREEPVLRASGQCLSQLHEMVREADYCVMLTDAAGVTIDYRVDPDRRHAFKRAGLYSGSCWSEREEGTCGVATVLLDREPITVHKFDHFRAAFTTLTCSASPIFGLAGELIGVLDASAVRSPDERESQRLVNHIVRQSAVLIENSYFLHATTHRWVMLAHRNRHYVETQPEILIAFDERGRAVAANRRARECVPGLERLPCEVSELFNIRALRLLDARMGHDFISLRLAHSGEPLFARVRPPVLHTPRRHSVPAGAASAPQAPVCEADMTERRRIVNALTTAKWRPIEAAKLLGMSRATLYRRIAKHKIVPPHRR
- a CDS encoding transposase; this encodes MTRLARHYVPEQPQHVILQGFTGPAFLDEGDCLYFLACLADAARVADLAVHAWVLMPDAVQFLVTPSYESSVAMAMQAVGRRYVETFNRRHGRRGTVWSGGYSATVIEPDPYFLLASQVIDHAPVRNRLVAEPGNYQWSSYTHHIGLRVDSFIKDHPLYRALGNTPSERQQAYRDLGAQPLDERDVNNLMQSTLKGWVLGSAAYCEWAAQTANRRLMPLLLRDRLPKVGPTRALAHRG
- a CDS encoding HvfC/BufC N-terminal domain-containing protein gives rise to the protein MSFNARPERESAMAREASSQVSAGQLSSRTGRTDPNPDCLCERQRRFATALLDPGKRVPPGLVGPDRRPSERRFNVYRNNVVAGLVDALKAAFPAVRRIVGAEFFAAMARVYVALEPPRSPVMLEYGATFPGFVETFEPANSVPYLADVARLERAWAEAYHAVEAPPADPAQLAAIDSRSLPQIVLTLHPSTRVVRSPYPAVQIWRMNIDDGVPSALDIFSGGENALVIRPFAEVEVRRIPAGAATFILSLAAKASMADAATLAFDEDLNFDLAGTLRDLFAVSAIVGWNMRDDSQCSQIARSA
- a CDS encoding BufA1 family periplasmic bufferin-type metallophore yields the protein MADYKTTTLVAGAFVAALAAMTATPASAQEFTAAQKKIQAEHTALVKSGKVEPCFGTAMKGQNDCYAGAGTTCAGTSTADYQGNAFKLVPKGTCTGISTPSGPGSLSPKA